The Microbacterium horticulturae region CGGCAAGGCGAAGAACCTCCGCTCGCGGCTGTCGAACTACTTCGCGCCGCTGCGCACCCTCCACGAGCGCACCCGCCGCATGGTGACGACGGCGGCGTCGGTGGAGTGGACCGTCGTCGGCAGCGACGTCGAGGCACTCCAACTGGAGTACATGTGGATCCAGGAGTACAAGCCGCCCTTCAATGTGCGGTACAAGGACGACAAGTCGTACCCCTACCTCGCCGTCACGCTCGCCGATGAGGCGCCTCGGGTGATCGTCACCCGCAACCACAACATCAAGGGCGCCAAGTATTTCGGCCCCTACCCGAAGGTGTGGGCGGTGCACGACACGATCGACGAGATGATCAAGGTCTTCCCGATCCGCACCTGCAGCGACGCCTCGTACAAGAAGGCGATGTCCACGGGCCGTCCCTGCTTTCCTGGCCAGATCGGTCGCTGCGGCGGGCCCTGCTCGATGAAGGTGACGGTCGACGAGCACCGGGCCGTCGTCGACGACTTCGTGGCCTTCCTCTCCGGCGGCGATGAGCGCTTCCGACGCGATCTGACGCGCCGCATGCAGGCGGCGGCAGCGGCGATGGACTACGAGTCCGCCGCCGAGTACCGCGACAAGCTGCGGTCGATCGACGCCGTGCTCTCCAAGAGCGCGCTGGTGCTGGCCCCCGACATGGACGCCGATCTGTTCGGCGTCGCCGAGGACGAGCTGGCCGCCGTCGTGCAGCACTTCGTCGTGCGCGGCGGCAGGGTGCGCGGGGTGCGGGCTTCGACGATCGAGAAGGAGCTCGACATCTCCGGCCCCGAGCTCGTCGATCAGGTGCTGCAGCGGGTTTACGGGTCTGCGGCATCCACCGACATCCCGCGGCAGATCCTCGTGTCGCAGCTGCCCGACGACGCCGCGGAGCTGGAGTCCTGGCTGTGCGAGCGGCGCGGCAAGAAGGTCGCCATCTCGGTCGCGCACCGGGGGCGCAAGGCCGAACTCATGAAGACGGCGACGCGCAACGCGCAGCAGGCGCTTCTGCTGCACCGCACGCGACGCACGAGCGACTACGTCGCGCGCACGCAAGCACTCACCGACCTGCAAGAGGCCCTGGGTCTTGCCGAGGCGCCGTTGCGCATCGAGTGCTACGACATCTCGCACCTGGCCGGAACGAACGTCGTGGGGTCGATGGTGGTGTTCGAAGACGGCCTGCCGCGCAAAGACCAGTACCGCTCGTTCTCCATCGCCGAGACCACCGACGACACCGACTCCATGCACCAGGTGCTGATGCGCAGGCTGGCACGGCTCGACGATCCCGAGGAGCAGGAGCCGGAGGTCGAGGGCAAGAAGCGGCGCTTCTCCTACCCGCCGC contains the following coding sequences:
- the uvrC gene encoding excinuclease ABC subunit UvrC, with protein sequence MADQLPYKPKQGEIPTEPGVYRFRDRDGRILYVGKAKNLRSRLSNYFAPLRTLHERTRRMVTTAASVEWTVVGSDVEALQLEYMWIQEYKPPFNVRYKDDKSYPYLAVTLADEAPRVIVTRNHNIKGAKYFGPYPKVWAVHDTIDEMIKVFPIRTCSDASYKKAMSTGRPCFPGQIGRCGGPCSMKVTVDEHRAVVDDFVAFLSGGDERFRRDLTRRMQAAAAAMDYESAAEYRDKLRSIDAVLSKSALVLAPDMDADLFGVAEDELAAVVQHFVVRGGRVRGVRASTIEKELDISGPELVDQVLQRVYGSAASTDIPRQILVSQLPDDAAELESWLCERRGKKVAISVAHRGRKAELMKTATRNAQQALLLHRTRRTSDYVARTQALTDLQEALGLAEAPLRIECYDISHLAGTNVVGSMVVFEDGLPRKDQYRSFSIAETTDDTDSMHQVLMRRLARLDDPEEQEPEVEGKKRRFSYPPQLLMVDGGPPQVAAAARALEEAGHPEIALCGIAKRLEEVWVPDQEYPVILPRTSEALYLLQRLRDEAHRFAITHQRKRRKRDITTVLAEVPGLGPARIKALLRTFGSVTALREATPEQIAEVPGVGPATAAAVHRRLVEK